One window from the genome of Cricetulus griseus strain 17A/GY chromosome 2, alternate assembly CriGri-PICRH-1.0, whole genome shotgun sequence encodes:
- the Mrpl15 gene encoding 39S ribosomal protein L15, mitochondrial isoform X2 has translation MAGVVRGGGGGASLDLLRSLPRVSLANLKPSADSRKRERRPRDRRRGRKCGRGHKGERQRGTRPRLGFEGGQTPFYIRIPKYGFNEGHSFRHQYQPLSLRRLQYLIDLGRVDPTQPIDLTQLVNGRGVTIQPHKRDYGVQLVEEGADTFQAKVNIEVQLASELAIAAIERNGGVVTTAFYDPRSLEILCKPVPFFLRGQPIPKRMLPPEALVPYYTDAKNRGYLADPAKFPQARLELAMKYGYVLPDITKDELFRMLSARKDPRQIFFGLAPGWVVNMADKKILKPTDENLLKYYSS, from the exons ATGGCTGGCGTGGTGcgcggcggcggcggcggtgcCAGCCTGGACCTGCTCCGCTCCCTGCCGCGAGTGAGCCTGGCCAACCTGAAGCCCAGCGCTGACTCCAGAAAACGG GAACGACGTCCAAGAGATAGGAGAAGAGGTAGGAAATGTGGCAGAGGCCataaaggagaaagacagagaggaactCGGCCCCGGCTGGGCTTTGAGGGAGGGCAGACTCCCTTTTACATCCGAATCCCAAAGTATGGATTCAATGAAGGACATAG TTTTAGACATCAGTATCAGCCTTTGAGTCTCAGGAGACTGCAATATCTCATTGATTTAGGGCGAGTTGATCCAACACAACCTATTGACTTAACTCAGCTTGTCAATGGAAGAGGTGTGACCATCCAACCACATAAAAGGGATTATGGGGTCCAGCTGGTTGAAGAG GGTGCTGATACTTTTCAAGCAAAAGTGAATATTGAGGTGCAGTTGGCTTCAGAATTAGCCATTGCTGCGATTGAAAGAAATGGTGGTGTTGTTACTACAGCCTTCTATGACCCAAGAAGTCTGG aaATCCTGTGCAAgcctgttcctttctttcttcggGGACAGCCCATTCCAAAGCGAATGCTCCCACCTGAAGCACTGGTGCCCTATTACACAGATGCAAAAAACCGGGGGTACCTGGCTGACCCTGCCAAGTTTCCCCAAGCAAGACTTGAACTCGCCATGAAGTATGGCTACGTTCTTCCCGATATCACAAAAGATGAACTTTTCAGAATGCTCAGCGCTCGGAAGGATCCAAggcagattttctttggtcttgcTCCTGGTTGGGTGGTGAATATGGCAGATAAGAAAATTCTAAAGCCTACAGATGAGAATCTCCTCAAGTATTACAGCTCCTAA